A part of Candidatus Zixiibacteriota bacterium genomic DNA contains:
- a CDS encoding ATP-binding protein yields the protein MPTGLRIPLLSRVSEAYRSLKWRIVAALLFAALVPLLLVGFGSWVVFGDLLEQKSVELMRRSVEYHANSIDTYLANQRRLLQAVSENNDRARLADSVRLRAIFENLNRVSDRGFIDLGVIDHEGNHLAYVGPFDLMTRNYREADWFKEVLVRGQYVSDVFLGFRGVPHCIIAVRSTDEGRPWILRATINSAQFDHQVQKAFLADSSDVFIVNLSGLYQTTPRDGQLLDSSAVTDVPVFPGVRSSRLEDGVRTSIRVMTWLNDNRWLLVVQQDLAHVQAPVTQAIVRGVYVVLVAVVILTLTTVLATWHLSRLIDRATAGREAISRAFVRSAKLASVGELTTGLAHEINNPLAIISAEQTNIADILADPGAGPEDHHQAMASVKRCQAQVRRCAVITRKLLQFGRSAESRVEPVTLAPALAEIVALMERQASLRNISIELHVDKKLPPVLADAIEIEQVVVNLINNAFDAMPNGGVISIRGDLNDNRVILEVADSGMGIAPEHLDRVFEPFFTTKPVGKGTGLGLSVCYGIVRSWGADIEVSSQVGAGTAVRLILAYQQSDNTGQSEKR from the coding sequence ATGCCGACGGGTCTCAGGATTCCGCTTTTGAGCCGGGTTTCGGAAGCGTACCGATCGCTCAAGTGGCGAATTGTTGCTGCGCTGTTGTTCGCGGCGCTTGTGCCGTTGCTCCTGGTGGGATTCGGATCGTGGGTCGTGTTTGGCGACCTGCTTGAACAGAAGTCCGTGGAGTTGATGCGCCGATCCGTGGAGTATCACGCCAATTCCATCGATACGTATCTCGCCAATCAGCGGCGACTGCTGCAGGCCGTCTCGGAGAACAACGATCGGGCGCGTCTTGCCGACTCGGTCCGTTTGCGGGCGATATTCGAGAATCTCAACAGGGTCAGCGACCGGGGATTCATCGACCTCGGTGTGATCGATCACGAAGGTAATCATCTGGCTTATGTCGGGCCATTCGACCTCATGACGCGAAATTACCGTGAGGCGGACTGGTTCAAGGAAGTGTTGGTTCGCGGCCAGTATGTGAGCGACGTCTTTTTGGGTTTCCGCGGCGTCCCGCATTGCATCATCGCGGTGCGGTCGACGGACGAGGGCCGGCCATGGATACTGCGCGCGACGATCAACAGCGCGCAATTCGACCACCAGGTGCAGAAGGCGTTTCTGGCCGACAGCAGCGACGTGTTCATTGTGAATCTCAGCGGCCTTTACCAGACGACGCCCCGGGACGGGCAGTTGCTGGATTCTTCCGCAGTTACCGATGTCCCGGTGTTCCCGGGTGTGCGTTCCAGTCGTTTGGAGGACGGAGTTCGCACCAGTATCCGGGTGATGACCTGGCTCAACGACAATCGCTGGCTTTTGGTCGTCCAGCAGGATCTGGCACACGTCCAGGCGCCCGTTACGCAGGCGATCGTGCGTGGCGTGTATGTCGTGCTGGTGGCCGTCGTGATTCTCACCCTGACAACCGTGCTCGCCACCTGGCATTTGAGTCGTCTGATCGACCGGGCGACCGCGGGGCGCGAGGCGATATCGCGCGCCTTCGTGCGATCCGCGAAACTCGCGTCGGTCGGGGAACTAACCACCGGGCTGGCGCACGAGATCAATAATCCGCTCGCAATCATCAGCGCCGAGCAGACCAACATAGCCGACATCCTCGCCGACCCCGGCGCCGGCCCCGAGGATCATCACCAGGCGATGGCGTCGGTCAAACGTTGCCAGGCACAGGTGCGACGATGCGCGGTTATCACGCGCAAACTGCTGCAGTTCGGCCGGAGCGCCGAGTCTCGTGTGGAACCGGTCACACTGGCCCCGGCCCTCGCGGAGATCGTCGCCCTCATGGAACGGCAGGCCTCGCTCCGCAACATCTCGATCGAGCTGCATGTGGACAAAAAACTGCCACCGGTCCTTGCCGACGCCATCGAGATCGAACAGGTGGTGGTCAATCTGATCAACAATGCTTTTGACGCCATGCCCAACGGCGGGGTGATTTCAATTCGCGGCGATCTGAACGACAATCGGGTGATTCTCGAGGTGGCCGACTCGGGTATGGGTATCGCACCCGAGCATCTCGATCGTGTCTTCGAACCGTTTTTCACTACCAAACCCGTCGGTAAAGGGACCGGCCTTGGGTTGTCGGTCTGTTACGGAATCGTCCGCTCGTGGGGGGCCGATATCGAGGTCAGCAGCCAGGTCGGAGCCGGAACGGCCGTCAGGCTGATCCTTGCGTACCAGCAATCAGACAACACCGGCCAGTCGGAGAAGAGATAA
- a CDS encoding sigma-54 dependent transcriptional regulator gives MNEREPLPPYMSPVKSTAFAEVLRLARMVAAFDSSVLLSGDTGVGKEVVARFIHDHSRRRERPMLTINCAALPAALLESELFGHKAGSFTGAVKDRVGLFEQAARGTAFLDEIGDVDGAIQVKLLRVLQEREILRIGENIPRRVDIRVIAATNTDLSSAVDENRFRKDLYFRLRVVEIRVPCLSERTDDILLLAEHFVTELAARMQLPMLRLHEDCHACLLKYSWPGNVRELYNVLERAAIFGHGKTIRPEHLPPEILRPTSSQRTAGAFVPMSLRDIERAHIERTFAHTAGNRPRAAKILGISQSTLWRKLKEYG, from the coding sequence GTGAACGAACGTGAGCCATTGCCTCCGTACATGTCCCCCGTAAAAAGCACGGCTTTCGCCGAGGTGCTTCGGCTGGCGCGAATGGTTGCCGCGTTTGACTCATCCGTGCTGCTCAGCGGCGACACGGGAGTGGGGAAAGAAGTCGTCGCCCGGTTCATTCACGATCACTCGCGTCGCCGGGAGCGGCCGATGTTGACGATCAACTGCGCGGCGTTGCCGGCGGCGCTGCTGGAAAGCGAGTTGTTCGGGCATAAGGCCGGATCGTTCACCGGGGCGGTCAAAGATCGGGTCGGGCTCTTTGAACAGGCAGCGCGCGGTACGGCATTCCTCGACGAAATCGGCGATGTTGACGGCGCTATCCAGGTCAAGCTGTTGCGCGTGTTGCAGGAACGCGAAATCCTGCGAATCGGCGAAAACATCCCCCGTCGCGTGGACATTCGGGTGATCGCAGCAACCAACACCGATCTCTCCTCGGCTGTGGACGAGAATCGATTCCGCAAGGATTTGTACTTTCGGCTTCGGGTGGTGGAGATCCGTGTCCCGTGTCTGTCGGAGCGTACCGACGATATTCTCCTGCTCGCCGAACATTTCGTCACCGAACTGGCCGCTCGCATGCAACTGCCGATGCTGCGTCTGCACGAGGACTGTCATGCCTGCCTGCTGAAGTATTCCTGGCCGGGAAACGTGCGCGAATTATATAATGTCCTTGAACGTGCGGCGATTTTCGGTCACGGCAAAACGATACGTCCCGAGCATCTTCCGCCGGAAATTCTCCGTCCCACGTCTTCCCAACGAACGGCCGGTGCGTTTGTGCCCATGAGTCTCCGCGATATCGAGCGTGCTCATATCGAGCGGACGTTCGCGCACACGGCCGGCAACCGGCCGCGTGCGGCGAAAATACTCGGAATCAGCCAATCAACACTCTGGCGCAAGCTCAAAGAGTATGGCTGA
- a CDS encoding peptide-N-glycosidase F-related protein, with translation MKGTLLTAARIGCALVVILHAAVSSASAGDSAITHVISHDRVLVVTDPSDGTNSYLREVVFPPDSVEYRKVTLWITYSCPDSLHCGEWDYIDQVRLRRAGSDTSAAQYIELARMISPYGWQFGADWRFTWHTDVTDFALLLHDSVEVEFVHTGYESDTDRGWLVTLDFEITHGRPAMMCLGMDTLWCGSFPYGDSARDIEHLLAPVNFAPPPGAQFARLRIHQTGHGMDDSANCAEFCRKWRKVLFDDSLVNERFLWRACGDNPLYPQAGTWIFDRANWCPGAVVHPDVYDLPIERLVSHVIDIAMEPYINPGTPSANWFIHSFLFYFSAPWAAHDVSIEDIVVPGDRDEYSRNNPACGQPVFLMKNNGAETVESVSVRYGVRDIDEREFDWTGELAPQELISVHLPGPIPIADTALEFFVQLAQPNGAADDYPADNRAVSKTAPVPVYPPEMILTVRTNNDSGQTSYRVTDAAGAVIHERVPPAAEIATVYRDTLRLPEGCYRLIVDDTAGDGLDFWFNTGGGRGFVRLLDRDGRLIKAFSSDFGSRIDHWFETGTDSTARAADTSLPIVQPFPPRNTGMFDVDLFFNEPTDVVLSVLSQDSTRSVYSRRFDAFKEGFVPVDISAEPDGVYRLKVETPDSTISRRILLRR, from the coding sequence ATGAAAGGCACGCTTTTGACCGCCGCGCGGATCGGGTGCGCACTCGTGGTCATCCTCCACGCAGCCGTCTCGTCAGCGTCCGCGGGCGACAGCGCGATCACGCACGTCATCTCTCACGACCGGGTCCTGGTCGTGACTGATCCGTCGGACGGCACCAACTCCTACCTGCGGGAAGTCGTGTTCCCGCCGGACTCCGTTGAGTATCGGAAAGTGACCCTGTGGATAACCTACTCGTGTCCGGACAGCCTTCACTGCGGCGAGTGGGATTATATCGATCAGGTCAGGCTTCGCCGCGCCGGCAGTGACACATCGGCAGCGCAGTATATCGAGCTGGCGCGCATGATTTCGCCCTACGGATGGCAGTTCGGCGCCGATTGGCGGTTCACCTGGCATACCGATGTTACCGACTTCGCGTTGCTGCTGCATGATTCAGTGGAAGTCGAGTTCGTGCACACCGGCTACGAGAGCGATACTGATCGCGGCTGGCTCGTCACGCTTGATTTCGAGATTACGCATGGGCGACCCGCCATGATGTGCCTGGGCATGGACACGCTGTGGTGCGGCTCCTTTCCCTACGGCGATTCAGCGCGTGATATCGAACACCTGCTGGCCCCCGTGAATTTCGCCCCGCCGCCCGGCGCGCAGTTCGCACGGCTGCGAATTCACCAGACCGGTCACGGTATGGACGACTCCGCGAACTGCGCGGAGTTCTGTCGCAAATGGCGGAAGGTGCTGTTCGACGATTCACTGGTCAACGAACGATTCCTGTGGCGCGCGTGCGGTGACAATCCGCTCTACCCGCAGGCGGGGACGTGGATTTTCGATCGCGCCAACTGGTGTCCGGGGGCGGTCGTCCATCCGGACGTATACGATCTGCCCATTGAGCGGCTCGTATCGCATGTGATTGATATCGCGATGGAACCCTACATCAACCCCGGCACGCCATCGGCGAACTGGTTCATTCACTCGTTTTTGTTTTACTTCTCGGCGCCCTGGGCCGCTCACGATGTCAGTATCGAGGACATCGTAGTGCCCGGTGATCGCGACGAATATTCCCGGAACAACCCGGCGTGCGGTCAGCCGGTCTTTCTGATGAAAAATAACGGCGCCGAGACTGTCGAATCAGTCTCCGTGCGATACGGGGTTCGAGATATCGACGAGCGTGAGTTTGACTGGACGGGAGAACTCGCACCGCAGGAATTGATCTCGGTCCATCTGCCCGGCCCCATACCGATTGCCGACACCGCGCTGGAGTTTTTCGTTCAACTCGCACAGCCGAACGGCGCTGCCGATGACTATCCGGCGGACAACCGGGCGGTGTCGAAAACCGCTCCGGTGCCGGTTTACCCACCGGAGATGATCCTGACCGTGCGAACCAACAACGACTCCGGTCAGACATCGTACCGCGTTACCGATGCGGCGGGAGCCGTGATCCACGAGCGTGTGCCACCGGCGGCCGAGATTGCCACGGTCTACCGCGACACGCTGCGATTGCCCGAAGGGTGCTACCGCCTGATTGTCGACGATACGGCCGGCGACGGACTCGATTTCTGGTTCAACACCGGCGGGGGACGGGGTTTCGTGCGGCTGCTCGATCGGGATGGCCGCCTGATCAAAGCATTCTCATCGGATTTCGGCAGTCGTATCGATCACTGGTTTGAGACGGGGACGGACAGTACGGCTCGCGCGGCAGACACGTCGCTGCCGATCGTCCAGCCATTCCCGCCGAGAAACACGGGGATGTTCGATGTCGACCTGTTTTTCAACGAGCCGACCGATGTCGTACTCAGCGTACTCTCCCAGGACAGTACGCGGAGTGTCTACAGTCGGCGATTTGATGCGTTCAAGGAAGGATTCGTTCCCGTCGATATCAGCGCCGAACCGGACGGCGTGTACAGGCTGAAAGTGGAGACTCCGGACAGCACGATCAGCCGCCGAATCCTGCTCAGGAGATAG
- a CDS encoding porin: MHVKCLLVIAAAVAVCWSTASAVGPFEIVAPDSTVLRLQLAAQLQSAWESKDKGSGVERDESVYMKARRIRPTLSVTVPEYKTSFRLHLSTAPGSIELMDLYFDTRLKKDLTVRAGQYKIPFTRYRIQSFQRLTFVDWSIVTKYFGAERQLGIAVHNGYEKAPALAYAAGLFSGVNARSSHAVGLASIFGEPVSNPSDLSAASARSEFHPEFVAHVSYNAGGIDVSMDSDADGGEVRYSLAVSAAWDIDPAVYQDLALRLSPECLIKYRHFALMGAAFIGFVDINGSQRTRLAMTGLLVQGAWRVHRRFELAARYADVDIDAAVADAALARAAAIMGGSDDDETVNRYKDAGRVRGEREGTVAATIYLDEHNLKVQNDVGFTVRNRIDHDRTDYLVRTQIQLSF; encoded by the coding sequence ATGCACGTGAAATGTCTGCTCGTTATTGCCGCAGCGGTAGCCGTCTGTTGGTCTACCGCGTCAGCCGTCGGTCCGTTTGAGATTGTCGCCCCGGACAGCACCGTGCTCCGCCTGCAACTTGCGGCGCAGCTGCAGTCGGCCTGGGAAAGCAAAGACAAAGGCAGTGGCGTTGAGCGCGATGAGTCCGTCTACATGAAGGCCCGGCGCATTCGTCCCACCCTGAGTGTGACGGTGCCCGAATACAAAACTTCGTTTCGGCTGCATCTCAGCACCGCGCCGGGATCGATCGAGTTGATGGATCTGTATTTCGACACGAGACTGAAAAAAGACCTGACCGTGCGCGCGGGCCAGTACAAGATTCCGTTCACCCGCTACCGCATCCAGTCCTTCCAGCGGCTCACGTTCGTCGACTGGTCGATCGTAACGAAGTACTTTGGAGCCGAGCGCCAGCTCGGGATCGCCGTCCACAACGGGTATGAAAAAGCGCCGGCACTTGCGTATGCGGCCGGCCTGTTCAGCGGCGTCAATGCGCGGTCGTCACATGCGGTCGGACTGGCATCGATCTTCGGCGAGCCGGTGAGCAACCCCTCCGATTTGTCGGCTGCCTCTGCCAGATCGGAATTTCACCCGGAATTCGTTGCCCACGTGTCATACAATGCGGGCGGTATCGACGTCAGTATGGACTCCGACGCCGACGGGGGTGAAGTTCGCTACAGTCTTGCGGTCAGCGCAGCCTGGGATATCGACCCGGCTGTGTATCAGGACCTGGCTCTCCGCCTTTCGCCCGAATGCCTGATCAAGTACCGGCACTTCGCGCTGATGGGCGCGGCGTTTATCGGGTTCGTTGACATCAATGGTTCGCAGCGGACGCGTTTGGCAATGACCGGGTTGCTGGTGCAGGGGGCCTGGCGAGTGCACCGCCGTTTCGAGCTTGCGGCGAGGTATGCCGATGTTGACATCGATGCCGCCGTCGCCGATGCCGCGCTGGCGCGGGCCGCAGCGATTATGGGCGGGTCGGACGACGACGAGACGGTGAACCGGTACAAGGACGCCGGGCGGGTGCGTGGCGAACGCGAGGGAACGGTGGCCGCTACGATCTATCTTGATGAACACAACCTGAAAGTGCAAAACGACGTTGGATTTACGGTACGGAATCGGATCGACCACGATCGGACCGATTACCTTGTACGAACCCAGATCCAGCTGTCGTTCTGA
- a CDS encoding response regulator, whose product MDRFKNPIRMLLVDDEEEFLLATSQALGRRGFEVTAAPNGVTALDKVAAESFDVVVLDVKMPDISGLEVFNHIRASLPHIPVILLTGHPSIDDAFSTSKQGIADYLSKPVDLDELARKARHVVSEWAGKNHTEVDADEAIADRITVLIVDDETDLLDSLGRIFARRKIHTITAESGEKALALLQQEPIDVMVLDVKMPGMDGLEVLRRVKDKHSAVQVILLSGHPSVEAALEGVRLGAGEYLKKPADIDELIAAIARLHRQRLEFLDQQQRRLIDEIRRRYTD is encoded by the coding sequence ATGGACAGGTTCAAGAACCCGATTCGCATGCTGCTCGTCGATGACGAAGAGGAGTTCCTGCTGGCGACGTCGCAGGCCCTCGGACGACGCGGCTTCGAGGTAACTGCGGCGCCGAACGGCGTGACCGCCCTTGACAAAGTGGCGGCGGAGTCGTTCGATGTGGTGGTCCTCGACGTCAAGATGCCGGATATCAGCGGTCTGGAAGTCTTCAACCACATTCGCGCCAGCCTCCCGCACATTCCGGTGATACTCCTCACCGGGCATCCGTCGATCGACGACGCCTTCAGCACGTCAAAGCAGGGGATCGCCGACTATTTGTCAAAACCGGTTGATCTCGACGAACTGGCCCGGAAAGCACGCCACGTAGTTTCGGAGTGGGCGGGCAAAAATCATACGGAGGTCGACGCCGACGAAGCAATCGCCGACCGCATAACCGTCCTGATCGTCGACGACGAGACCGATTTGCTCGATTCACTTGGCAGGATATTCGCACGCAGAAAGATTCACACTATCACCGCCGAGAGCGGCGAGAAGGCGCTCGCCCTGCTGCAGCAGGAGCCGATTGACGTGATGGTGCTGGACGTCAAGATGCCCGGCATGGACGGTCTGGAGGTACTGCGCAGAGTCAAGGACAAACACTCCGCGGTCCAGGTCATCCTGCTCAGCGGGCATCCGTCGGTTGAGGCGGCGCTGGAGGGCGTGCGTCTCGGCGCCGGCGAGTACCTGAAGAAGCCGGCGGACATCGACGAGCTCATCGCCGCCATCGCCCGACTTCATCGCCAGCGTCTGGAGTTTCTCGACCAGCAACAGCGCCGCCTCATTGATGAGATCAGACGACGCTACACCGACTGA
- a CDS encoding glycoside hydrolase family 38 C-terminal domain-containing protein, with amino-acid sequence MRTGTVLAVIMCLALSGVAGAQSPAGKQSKKKLGVVATAHLDTQWRWTIKNTIEEYIPNTLHDNFALLDLYPDYIFSFEGAFRYMLAQEYYPDDYERLRGYIADGRWRVTGSWVDAVDVNIPSFESLVRHALYGNGFYKREFGKQSYDIFMPDCFGFGYALPSIANHCGLKSFSTQKLTWGCSVPVPFSIGHWRGVDGSSVVAGLKTGNYVATFRDDLSRDTAWGAVIDELGDSGGCYAGYIYFGTGDVGGAPDSLSVDWLVRSIHSDGPLTVASIGADDLPALINEFPGATLPEYDGELVMTRHGVGCYTSQAAMKRWNRKNELLADAAERAAVTATLLGGYAYPKRILHDAWVRFLWHQFHDDLTGTSIPEAYEFSWSDELLSLNQFAGVLTSSVAAIAPALDTRGEGHTYVVYNPLSIERSDVVEIPLARESLPHGFVRVFGPDGAEVPSQVVMGDDGPASVLVRADVPPVGLAIYDVRSTESGYEQEGGVTATPAGLESERYRLTLNADGDVASIFDKKAGREMLAAPIEWQLIFNKPRQWPAWEIQYEDLLAGPRGKVEGTPSIEVLESGSVRGAIKITRTHGGSEYQTIIRLAAQDDRIDFVNTVNWAEKETLLKVAFKPAFANDTVTYDLGLGTIARGINTEKKYEVPGHQWADISSRDGSYGLTVMNDCRYGWDHPDSGTLRLTLIHTPGVFDSWSWVGDQSSQDLGIHHFTFSLAGHERTWRESGAVWQAARLNQPLIAFSVPQHPGKLGKSHSLLAVGGDGQVMVNAVKMAENSDEVIVRVRELAGRPAEHATITFGRPVVSVREVNGQEEEIGAATADRNEIGFSLSPYQPKAFAVRLGQPRMLMVEGRISQPIELPYDLDGISLDENPTDGNLDGDGNTLAGELLPDRLEYDNVQFAFGPTSPGAANVVTCTGQELTLPSSPESSQWSDVYLLMLATGGPAEGEVTVVTDGGSRRQTVSLYEYTEPVGQWDNRMVNGRMVSDRSQIVPAYINQTPVAWAGTHRHTAAGKNDIYKFTYVYGYRVPLAADARAIILPDNPGIKLMAASVAGPQHDAVRAVTPLYDAASTNIARIAASDPIFIDSTIVTLSSPMPGTVVRYTLDGGEPDGSSPVFAGPVRLSESTTIKARAFGPRESGVTSTFAVQKLIPRAAVPLDDPSAGLLCSYYEGEWQRLPDFSTLTPVSEFVTNTVAIPESARPEDYALVFRGFVQVPVDGLYEFGISSDDGSALWVADTLIADNDGIHGDGEIAGKIALTAGYHPIEARMFQCKGGQALRVLVTGPGIDKQEVGKSMLFHQWKETR; translated from the coding sequence ATGCGAACGGGAACAGTTCTTGCAGTCATCATGTGTCTCGCACTCTCGGGTGTGGCCGGTGCGCAATCGCCTGCCGGGAAGCAGTCGAAGAAAAAACTCGGGGTGGTTGCGACCGCTCACCTCGACACGCAGTGGCGGTGGACGATCAAAAACACGATCGAGGAATACATACCCAATACGCTTCACGACAACTTCGCGTTGTTGGATCTCTATCCCGATTACATCTTCAGTTTCGAGGGCGCGTTCCGCTATATGCTCGCGCAGGAGTATTACCCGGACGATTACGAACGACTGAGAGGGTATATCGCCGACGGACGGTGGCGCGTGACGGGCAGCTGGGTAGATGCGGTCGACGTCAATATCCCGTCGTTCGAGTCACTCGTGCGACACGCTCTGTACGGCAACGGCTTCTACAAGCGGGAGTTCGGCAAACAGAGCTATGACATTTTCATGCCCGACTGTTTCGGATTCGGCTATGCGCTGCCGTCGATAGCGAATCACTGCGGGCTCAAGAGTTTTTCCACGCAGAAACTTACCTGGGGCTGCTCGGTGCCGGTGCCGTTCTCGATCGGTCACTGGAGAGGAGTCGATGGATCCTCGGTAGTGGCGGGACTCAAGACCGGCAACTATGTCGCGACATTCCGCGACGATCTCTCGCGCGACACGGCCTGGGGCGCTGTCATCGATGAACTCGGCGATTCCGGCGGATGTTACGCGGGCTACATTTATTTCGGTACCGGCGATGTCGGCGGCGCGCCGGACTCGCTGTCGGTTGACTGGCTGGTCAGGTCGATTCACAGCGACGGCCCGCTCACGGTCGCCAGTATCGGTGCGGACGATTTGCCTGCGCTGATCAATGAGTTCCCCGGGGCGACCTTGCCCGAATACGACGGCGAGCTGGTTATGACGCGGCACGGCGTGGGCTGTTACACGTCCCAGGCTGCCATGAAACGCTGGAACCGAAAAAACGAACTGCTGGCGGATGCGGCCGAGCGGGCCGCAGTCACGGCGACGCTTCTCGGCGGGTACGCGTACCCAAAACGGATCCTGCACGACGCGTGGGTGCGATTCTTATGGCACCAGTTCCATGACGATCTGACGGGGACATCGATCCCCGAAGCGTACGAGTTTTCGTGGAGCGATGAGCTTCTTTCGCTCAATCAATTTGCGGGCGTTCTTACGTCGTCGGTGGCGGCAATCGCACCCGCTCTGGACACACGCGGCGAAGGACATACCTATGTCGTCTATAATCCGCTGTCGATAGAGCGAAGCGATGTCGTGGAAATCCCACTGGCGCGTGAGAGCTTGCCGCACGGTTTTGTGCGCGTTTTCGGCCCGGACGGCGCGGAAGTGCCCAGCCAGGTTGTCATGGGCGACGACGGACCCGCCAGCGTGCTGGTCCGCGCGGATGTGCCGCCGGTGGGATTGGCAATCTACGACGTCCGCTCCACGGAGTCCGGATACGAGCAGGAAGGCGGCGTGACGGCAACACCGGCGGGTCTGGAGAGCGAGCGGTACAGGCTGACCCTGAACGCCGATGGCGACGTAGCCTCGATATTCGACAAGAAAGCGGGGCGGGAGATGCTCGCGGCGCCCATCGAGTGGCAGTTGATCTTCAACAAGCCCCGTCAGTGGCCGGCATGGGAAATCCAGTACGAGGACTTGCTGGCCGGACCGCGCGGGAAAGTCGAAGGTACTCCTTCGATAGAGGTTCTCGAAAGCGGATCCGTGCGCGGGGCGATCAAAATCACGCGGACACACGGTGGCTCGGAATATCAGACGATCATTCGTCTCGCCGCGCAGGACGATCGGATTGATTTCGTCAATACGGTCAACTGGGCCGAGAAGGAGACGTTGTTGAAAGTCGCCTTCAAGCCCGCGTTCGCCAACGATACGGTGACCTACGATCTCGGGCTGGGCACGATCGCGCGGGGTATCAATACGGAGAAGAAGTACGAAGTCCCCGGGCACCAGTGGGCCGACATTTCATCACGCGACGGTTCCTATGGCCTGACCGTGATGAACGACTGCCGGTACGGCTGGGATCATCCGGACAGCGGCACGCTTCGACTCACCCTGATCCACACGCCGGGCGTTTTTGATTCATGGAGCTGGGTAGGAGACCAGAGTTCACAAGACTTGGGCATACATCATTTCACGTTCTCGCTTGCGGGGCACGAACGCACGTGGCGGGAGTCCGGCGCCGTGTGGCAAGCCGCGCGGCTCAACCAGCCGTTGATTGCGTTTTCGGTTCCGCAGCATCCGGGAAAGCTCGGCAAGTCACATTCATTGCTTGCGGTCGGCGGAGACGGTCAGGTGATGGTCAATGCGGTTAAGATGGCCGAGAATTCGGATGAAGTGATCGTCCGTGTTCGTGAGTTGGCAGGACGCCCGGCCGAGCACGCGACAATCACATTCGGTCGCCCGGTCGTATCCGTTCGGGAGGTCAACGGTCAGGAGGAAGAGATCGGCGCCGCAACCGCCGACCGAAACGAAATAGGATTCTCTCTGTCGCCATATCAGCCCAAAGCGTTTGCGGTGCGGCTGGGACAACCTCGGATGCTGATGGTGGAAGGACGCATATCGCAGCCGATCGAGCTTCCTTATGATCTCGACGGTATTTCACTCGACGAGAATCCCACCGACGGCAATCTGGACGGCGACGGTAACACGCTTGCGGGCGAGTTGTTGCCCGACCGACTCGAGTACGACAACGTCCAGTTCGCATTTGGTCCCACTTCACCGGGCGCGGCCAATGTCGTGACCTGCACGGGCCAGGAACTGACGCTGCCGTCGTCGCCCGAGAGTTCACAATGGTCGGATGTATATCTGCTCATGCTTGCCACCGGGGGGCCTGCCGAGGGGGAAGTCACAGTCGTGACGGATGGGGGAAGTCGGCGGCAGACCGTTTCCTTGTACGAATATACCGAGCCGGTGGGCCAATGGGACAATCGCATGGTGAATGGACGGATGGTCAGCGACCGTTCCCAGATCGTCCCGGCATATATCAACCAGACCCCGGTCGCGTGGGCGGGAACGCACCGTCATACGGCCGCCGGGAAAAACGACATATACAAGTTCACGTACGTGTATGGTTATCGCGTTCCCCTTGCAGCCGACGCACGCGCGATTATTCTGCCCGATAACCCCGGCATCAAGCTGATGGCTGCGTCGGTGGCGGGACCACAGCATGACGCAGTAAGGGCTGTCACACCGCTGTACGATGCCGCGTCGACTAACATCGCCCGAATTGCGGCATCAGATCCGATCTTCATCGACAGCACGATCGTGACCCTCTCCAGCCCGATGCCGGGTACGGTCGTGCGGTATACACTCGACGGCGGTGAGCCGGATGGGTCGTCCCCCGTCTTTGCGGGTCCCGTTCGCCTTTCCGAGTCGACAACGATCAAGGCACGGGCGTTTGGTCCTCGCGAGAGCGGAGTTACCTCCACGTTTGCGGTGCAGAAACTCATCCCGCGTGCGGCCGTGCCGCTCGACGACCCATCCGCGGGGCTGCTCTGTTCTTACTACGAGGGTGAGTGGCAGAGGCTTCCCGATTTCAGTACGCTCACGCCGGTGAGCGAGTTTGTCACCAACACGGTCGCCATTCCGGAGAGCGCGCGTCCTGAGGATTACGCGCTGGTGTTCCGTGGCTTTGTCCAGGTTCCGGTGGATGGTTTGTACGAGTTCGGGATCAGTTCCGATGACGGCAGCGCGCTGTGGGTCGCCGATACACTGATTGCCGACAACGACGGCATTCATGGCGACGGCGAGATTGCCGGCAAGATCGCGCTCACGGCGGGGTACCATCCGATCGAAGCGCGGATGTTCCAGTGCAAGGGGGGACAGGCGCTTCGCGTTCTGGTAACCGGTCCGGGGATCGACAAGCAGGAGGTCGGCAAAAGTATGCTCTTCCACCAGTGGAAGGAAACGAGGTGA